The genome window AAAGAGTCGGGTGCGCATGAACTGTTTTAATGATTGTTTCACCGGTTGCTTCTAGAGATCTTGCTAACCCGAGTTCGGCAATGAGTTCAGTTGCTTCAGATCCAATGATATGAGCGCCAAGAAGCTCATCGTATTTAGCATCAAATATCAGTTTAACAAAGCCTTCTCTCTCCCCGATCGCAAATGCTTTTCCGCTTGCCATAAAAGGGAATTTTCCGATTTTCAGTTCGTAACCGGCTTCACGGGCTTTCTGTTCCGTCATACCTATACTTGCAACCTGGGGCTGGCAGTATGTGCATCCTGGGATATTATCATAATCAACCGGAACGGGATGATGACCGGCAATCACCTCAACACAATGAATTCCTTCTGCAGAAGCCACATGTGCTAACCATGGAGGACCTATAACATCCCCAATAGCATAAATGCCTTCAATGTTAGTCTTATAGGTGGTCTTGTCAACTTTGATGTGATTTTTATATATTTCAACACCCAATTCTTCTAACCCAAACCCGCTGATATTGCCTGAGACCCCGATGGCAGATAGTACTTTATCTGCAGAAATAACTGATTTCTCGCCATTCCGGTTTATGGTTACTTCAACCTTTTTCCCTTTAACCTCTGCCTTTTCAACTGAGGTTTTTGTATGAATCGTAATGCCCCGTTTTTTAAAGTTCTTCTCAAGGAGTTCACTTACTTCCTTATCCTCAATCGGAAGAATATTGTCGAGCATTTCAATTACAGTAACTTTTGTTCCCAAAACACTGTAGAAATATGCAAATTCAATTCCTATAGCACCTGCACCAATAATAATTAGTTCTTTAGGCTGCTCAGGCAGGCTCATTGCCTCTGTGCTGGTGATAATGTTTTTATGGTCAACAGGAATATTCGGGAGGATTCTTGGGGAGGCACCTGTAGCAATGATAATGTGCTTAGCTGTTACGGTTTCAGCCACTTTACCGTCTTTATCAAGTATGTCAATGGTATTTCGTGAAGTAAGTTTACCAAATCCACGGTAACGCTCAACCTTGTTCTTCTTAACCAGCATTTCAACATTTTTTGTAATCCGGTCAGAAATATCCCTTGATCTTTTTATGATCTTGGTGAAGTCAAATTTGAGGTCAGAAAAGGAAATTCCGAAATCAGAAGCATGATTATTTAGATTATCATACATTTCAGCGTTTTTCAGGAGTGATTTAGTCGGAATACAGCCCCAGTTAAGGCAAACTCCTCCCAGATTATCCTTATCAATGATAGCAGTTTTGAGCTTCAACTGCCCAGCTCTGATCGCTGCAACATAACCACCAGGTCCGCCGCCTAAGACAATTAAATCGTATTCCTTTGCCATTACCTTCCTTGTAATCTTAAGAAAATTTGAACAACAAATATAGCTAAGCTTACTCTATTAGGAAACGAGGTAAGACCCTCCGGAGGCGGTATTGAAGCCATTCCTCAGATTATTTATGACAGTTTTACGCCTTTTTTAAAACCCCGGCAATTTTACGAATTTCTGCAAGGCATTCCTGATTAACTATCGAATCAGTATTTGATATCGGCTGGCTATTTAGAATTTTTGTAACAGCAACTTCAACTTTTTTTCCATTTATCGTTCTTGGAATATCTGAAACCTGGAAAAAATATGACGGAATATGCCTGGGTGAAAGTGAATCTTTTATTCTGTTTCTTATTCTTGAAATGAGGGCATCGTCCAGAGTTATTCCGGGTTTGAGGACCAAAAAAAGACAAATCTTAGCATCGTCCTGTTCGGTAACCGATGCAAGAATCGAATCAGAAATTTCCTGGAATTCCTCCACCACCCGGTAAATTTCAGCTGTTCCGATGCGTACTCCCCCTGGATTGAGTGTAGTGTCCGATCTTCCGAATACCTTAAAACCCCCGGTCAAAGCTTGTTCAATATAATCACCATGCCGCCAGATACCGTAAAAGTATGAAAAATATGAATCCCTGTATTTTTCATTCCCGCTATCTCCCCAGAAGCCAACTGGCATTGAAGGAAATGACTTAACACAAACCAGTTCCCCTCTTTCAAGTAATACACGTTTACCTGAATCACTCCATACCTCAACTGCCATTCCAAGTCCCGGACCCTGCAGTTCTCCCGGGAAAACCGGAGACAAAGGATTACCGAGCATGAAACAGGAGATAATATCAGTTCCCCCCGAGATTGAGGAGATGTGAATATCCTTTTTAATGTTTTCATAGATGAAAGAGTAATAGTTTTCCGTCAGCGGAGCACCTGTAGAAAGAATCATCTTAAGATTTTCCAGCTGGTGGGTATCCTTCAAATTCAAATGAGCTTCCCTGCAGAGAGAAAGAAATTTTGGACTAATACCCAGATGTGTCAGTTGTTCTGATTCAGCAATGTCCCATAACCGGCTTGTTTCAGGATAAACCGGAGATCCGTCATAAAGATGTATCTCAGCACCCGTCATAAGCCCGCTTGCCAGCCAGTTCCACATCATCCAGCCGCACGTGGTAAAAAAGAGTATTTTACTTTCCTCTGTCAGACCAGAATGGAGATGAAGTTCCTTATAGTGCTGAATAAGTGTACCCCCTGCTCCGTGAACAATGCATTTAGGTTTACCGGTAGTTCCGGATGAATACATTATATAAACCGGATCATTAAACGCCGTTTGTGTAAATGTTAATTCCGCCGCATCATGAGTAATCAGATCACCAAATGTATTTTCATCTTTCAGCAGTTCAATGTTCTGTTCACTATTTCCTGCTGCGAAGTCAAAATAAAGTTCAGTCCAGATAATTTGTTTAACTGATGGTAATTTATCTCTTACGTTTCTGATTTTATTTTCAATAGAAAATAATTTACCATTATAAGAATATACTCTCTGGCCAACCAGAACTTTGGGGGTGATCTGTTCAAACCTGTCAAGAATCGCGGACTCACCAAATTCCGGAGATGAAGAAGACCAGATTCCTCCAAGTGATGTAACAGCAAGCATCAGAATAACAGCCTCGGGTATATTTGATATAACAGCAGCTACTCTGTCTCCTTTTCCAACACCCAGATTTCTCAGATAATCAGCAGCCGAAGCAACATAGGTATTCAAATCTGCATATGATATCCTCAATACAGGCCTGTTTTCCCTGTGTGAAACTAATGCGAAAGATGAACTTTTGCTTCTCAGCAAATTTTGCGCGAAATTCAATTCTGCACCTTCAAACCAGCGGGAGAGAAACATTTCATCACCGTTGAATAAACTTGAATATTCTTTTGTCAGTTCAATCGGTGAGTATTCAAGTAATAATTTCCAGAAGAGTTCGTTCTGCTCAACAGTCCATAAATGCAGTTCCTGATAGGATAAGAAATCTTTACCGGTTCGCTGTGAAACGAATTTCATGAACTGAAACATCGGAGAATTAATGATACTCTCTTTTGAAGGTACAAAAACGGGAAGATTCATATCAGTCAGCTTTTCCTGAAATTAGTATATACCAGGCGATTTCAGTCATATTCGCCTGAAGAAATGCTTTTGCGGCTAAAATATAATCATGATTATGATATTTTTTACCGGTCTTCAGACGGTAAGCAATATGACTGAGTGTTTCTTCGGGACGGAATGAACTTAATGACCTGAAAAAACTTTCTTCAGTATAGTACGAAGCATCTTTAAGGGATAGCTGGTAATTATGAAAATACTGACCTGCTTCCTCATCATCGGGAATTTTTTCAAAGTTCGCTAGTTTCGCAAGATCATTGGCTGATAGTATATCAGAGTGCTTTAGCTCACCGGGAAGATTTTCGTACCCAATACCTAATTTGTTTAATGGTTTTACTATTTCGAATATGTTCGGTGAAACAGCTCTGTTATAGTAATCACTCCCCATCCTTGCAACAAGATCTATCCGGTCAGGCTGAATCACACCCTTCTCCATAATATCCTCAGCAACATGAAAAAGAATTACTTCACAGATGACCAGGTTAGCCGATGCGCCTCCGTTCCCATAACTCTTAATTTCCAGAACTTTACACTCCATCTGGAAAGGTGACTCTTTTACCCTTGAGGGTTTTACCATTACCGAAGGAACCGGGGTTAACCCTGATTTTATGAATTCATCAATTTCAGGAGAAAACTCCGCTGAAGCAAGATTAATCTGCTCAACCATTGGATAGGTTACAGACTGTATGACACACTCCCCCGTGGATTCACAATTAAAATAGGTATCCTTTAGTGTAGCATCTCTCCCCCTGCGGGAAGGGGAAAAAACCACAATAGGTGGATTTGCACCAAAAACATTATAAAATGAAAATGGACTAAGATTAGGTATTCCCTCGGCTGACAGGGTTGAAACCAGGGCAATCGGTCTAGGTGCGATACCTCCCTGAAGCAGCCTCTGAACCTCAGGTACAGGTAAGGTTTTCGGATCAATTTGTTTCATACTCTTTTCTTTTTAAAATTGCCTGATAATTAAAATATTTTTTGTATTGAGACCATCATTTAAGCTTTATCAGTCCGGACTCCTTGCTTATAAAAAAGAAAACGGACAGATACATTTTCTCCTGATTACATCACGCAAGAGTAAAAAATGGATTATCCCGAAAGGATATATTGATTCAGCTCTTACTCCTTTTGAATCTGCCCAGAAAGAGGCATATGAAGAAGCAGGAATAATTTGTAAAAATAGTGAAAAAATGATTGGCGAATGGTGGATTCAGAAAAAATACGGGAAAAATGTGGTGGTGGTCTATTGCGCTGAAATTGTGAAAGAACTGGAGCAATATCCGGAGAAGAATGAAAGAATCAAAAAGTGGTTTTCCTCAGATGAGGCCATAAAAGAAACTGCCGGCTCAGAGTTGTCCGTCATCCTCAAGAAGGCTCTCACTTTCATCGGATAATTGATCCATATTCTCGTTGATGCATTTCTTTATCTCCTGAAAAGTAAATCCCCTTGAGAGCAAATACCTGGTCACCCGGATAATCATGTCCTTTTGTTCGAGGTTTTTTTTACCCAGCTGTTTCCATTTTTTCCTGAACTCCTCGGTTAGTCCTTCCTGATATTCCTCAGCTAATTCGTCCTGAGTCCGTTCAAGATTTTCTTTTGAGATTTCACGGCTTATACCCTTCTCAAACAATTTGGCTTTAATTTTATTAACGCCTGAGTGTTTCCGTACCAGAGATTCAGTATAATGCTCAGCAAATTGTGCATCGTCCAGCAAACCCTGCTCAGCAATGTTACGGAGCACCTCATCAATCAGATCATGCTCCCGGAATTTTGTCCGGAGTTTTCTTTTAAGTTCTGCCTGAGAATGCTGCCGCATATAAAGCAAAAAAATTGCTCTCTGTTTTATTTGCAGCCTCATTGCCTCAGTGGTAATTTGCCCTAACAGCTCTTCCGTAATCTGCTCCCCGACTCTGAGCTTATAGGAAAAAAAAATGTGAGGCTCCAGAAAGAACCTCACATCATCAATGGTTACCTTATAAATTCCGCTTGAAACCAGCTGAACTTTAGATACATAAGGCATTAATTTTTAGGCGTTTTTTCTTTCTTTGCAGGAGCTTTTTCCGGCTGTGGTAATTCAGATTCATCTATATCAACTTCTCCAACACCTAATCTTATTTTTACTTCAGCGGAAAGCTTTTTGAACATATCAGGAAATTCCAGGAGTTTCATCCTGAACTGCTCCCTGCCCTGGAAACGATCCTCTCCATACGTAAACCATGCTCCGCTTTTCTTGACCAGGCCAAAGTTTACAGCGAGATCCAGCACATCGCCTGATTTACTAATACCTTCATTATAAAGTACGTCAAACTCCACTTCCTTAAATGGCGGAGCAACTTTGCTCTTTACAATTTTTACCTTGGTTCTGTTGCCAATTACATCATTACCCTCTTTTATCTGGGCAACGCGTCTTATATCAAGCCGGACTGAGGCATAAAATTTGAGTGCATTACCTCCTGTAGTGGTTTCAGGATTACCGAACATAATGCCTATTTTGCTTCTTAACTGATTGGTAAAAATCACTGAGGTCTTTGATTTGGAGATAGCACCAGTCAGTTTTCTTAATGCCTGAGACATCAGTCTCGCCTGCATAGCCATATGTGCATCACCCATTTCTCCCTCAATTTCACCTTTTGGTACAAGAGCAGCAACTGAGTCAATAACAATGACATCCAGTGCATTACTGCGCACCAGTGTATCGGTTATTTCAAGAGCCTGTTCGCCGTAATCCGGCTGTGAAAGCAGCAGATTGGCTGTATCTACTCCAATCTTTTTGGCATAATTGACATCCAAAGCATGCTCGGCATCAATAAATGCAGCTAAACCTCCGGTTTTTTGAGCTTCAGAGATAATATGAAGACAAAGAGTTGTCTTACCTGAAGATTCCGGACCGTAGATCTCCGTGATTCTGCCGCGGGGAATTCCGCCAATACCAAGAGCCCAATCCAGCGATAATGCTCCGGTTGGAATAAAATCCACCGGGGCTACCACACCGTCTCCCATTTTCATGATGGCGCCTTTGCCATGTGCTTTCTCTATTACACCGATGGTGTCTTCAAGAATCTTGATTTTTTGATCTCTTTCACTGCTCATTTTTCTTTACCTTTTTCTGTTGAAAACTTACATAATTTCGAGGAGAGGGTGATACACCGACCCGGTTCTTAATAACTTACTTTCATAAAGCACAAAACTACGAATCCTGCTGCGTAAATTTCTAACATCTGATGATAGAAATTTATCCAGAAAACCATCCGGAAGCTTCCTCTTTGCCCGCATCAGAGTAATATGGGGTTTGAAATCGCCGCCAGTTTCCGGGAACCCTGCCGAATGCAATATTTTGTTAAGTGAATGAAAAAATTCAGATGGCTCAGGATTTAACCTTGCTTGAGCAAGTAAAACTATCCTGTCAGACTCTCTTCCAAAATATCCATATTTATCAACCTCAACTTCAAGTTCCGGCAGTCTGAGACCTTCTCTCAGCATTTCCGACAGGACTTTTAACCTGGAGGGTTCAGAATCACCAAAAAACTTTACTGTAATATGCAGTTTTCCGGCCTTTTCAATTCTTCCGGAATCAGGATACTGCGAATGAACCTCCTCAAAACGCTGAAACAATTTTTGCTTAAAATCATTTTGCAGGTCAAATGCCAGGAATGATCTAATTTTCAAAAGGTATACCCAGCAAATGTCTTCTCAGCAGCTCTAGTGCTGCCTGTATTACGCGATCTTTATTTAACAAACGGTTATCTCCCATCAAATAGTGCCTGGCATATGAACCTTCTTGCGAAGCAATTCCGATAAAGACAGTTCCCACTGGTTTTTCAGCTGATCCTCCTGACGGCCCCATTATACCTGTTGCTGAAAGTCCGATATCCGAACCGCTAATTGCTTTTATTCCGATGGCCATTTCCAAAGCAACCTCTTCACTTACCGCTCCCTTTTCCATTATAAGATCTTCATTCACATTCAGAATTTCAACCTTTGCTGCATTACTATAGGAAACTACTCCTCTTTCAAAATAAGCACTTGAGCCGGCAACATTTGTTAGTTGATTCGCGATACCTCCTCCGGTGCAAGACTCTGCCACAGCGACAGTTTGTCCCCGCTCTTTAAGTAATCTCCCTACAACTTCAGCAAGAGACTCTTCACCTTTTCCGTAAATATATCTTCCGGCAACAGAACGTATTTTTTGCTCAATTTCAATTAATGATTCCTGCGCTGCAGACTTATTCTCCGCCTTGACAGTTATACGTAATTTTACTCCAAACTGACTTGGTAAAAAAGCAAGTTTATTACCTTTAAGGAGTTCGTCCAGATTTCCCAGTTTCTGAAATAATACGGATTCAGGTATACCTGTCGTCAGCAGTGTGGACATAATTGTATAGCTTCCGGTATCTTGACGAAGACGAATTATCTCCGGGATAACATAATTCTGCATCATTGCCTTCATTTCTGACGGCACTCCGGGCATAAAAAAGAATGTGCAATTCCCTTTCTTTAAGATATATCCCGGAGCAGTGCCCTGCAGGTTTCGCATAATAGTTGCAGATTCCGGAACCATTGCCTGATCTTCATTGAGCGGAGTAAGTACTCTGTTTAACCTTGCAAATCTTTCTGCTATATCCTGGTATACCCGTTCATCTTTAATGAGACTTGCAGAAAAATATTCAAGAATGCAGGATCTGGTAATATCATCATGAGTTGGTCCCAATCCTCCGGTAACTATTACAGCATCAGCTTTTGCAGCACAGTAGTCAAATTCATTCAGAATTTCCGTTCTGTCATCCCCGATCACACTTGAGCGTACAATATCCGTCTGATTTTCGGTCAGCAGATTTCCAATATACGAAGCATTCGTGTTTATGGTCTGACCAATAAGCAGTTCATCCCCGATACTTAGAATAGCGGCTTTCATTAATTTTTTCCAGTCATATTATTTATCAGCCTTGAATAACTTTGAAAGAACTTTCTTTTCCTGCCAAAAGTAATCAGCACCGGAATGGAGAGTAATTGCCATAATAGCTAAAAGAAGAAAAGTGATCACGGTGTTGTCTAAAAGCATCTCAATAACACTCTTGTATTCCGCAGTCCAGGTGGCATTGAGCAGTATATATAAAATAAGGACATAATACAGAAAAACCATTTGCAGAAGGGTTTTTAACTTAGCGTAAAAACTCGTAGGAAAGGTAAATCCCTTATATTCAGCAAAAGCTCTGAAGCCGGTAACAAGAAAATCCCGCAAAAGTATCAGATAAACTGGCCAGCCCAGTAGGACACCTTTATACACAAGACTCAGAAAAGCCCCCGCAGTGAGGATTTTATCAGCAATAGGATCCCAAAACTTGCCCCATGCAGATATATAATTGAATTTTCTCGCGAGCCAGCCGTCATACCAGTCTGTAAGAGCAGCAATAAGAAAGATTACCAGAGCAATTTCTCCTGAATACTCTCCCTCTGAAAAAAAATAGAAAACAAATACCGGAGTAAGAATAATTCGAAGAATAGTAAGCTGATTTGGCAGGGTCATCTGTTATTCCAGATTCATTGAACGCAGATTACTGTATTCGTATATTCCTGTGCTGTGTCCATCCTGCCAGATGACGTTGAGTGCATACGATCCGACTGCTTTAAGCTCTTTAACCATAATCTGATCCCGCATGTAAAGAGGTATATATTTGGAAGACTGTCCTGCCTTTTCTGCGACACAGGTAGCACACGGACATTTTTTGCGGAGTTCCTGTAGTGGTATTCTGGATACCTGACTGTCATTCCACTCAATTATCAGCTCTTTACCCCCTGAGAGGCGGATTTTAACGGGCTCAGCCTTCAATGGAGTTTCCCGTAAGAAGTTTAAATGCTTCCTTATAGAGGTGTGATGTTTTCTGAATTACTTCCTCAGGTAAATCCGGTGCAGGCGGTTGTTTGTTAAAATTAATCGAGAGCAGAAAATCACGCACATATTGTTTATCAAAATTTGTCTGCATTTTACCCGGCTGATAGTCTTTTTCAAGCCAGAACCGAGACGAATCCGGTGTAAGAACTTCATCAATGAGGATAAGATCCCCGTTTTCATTATATCCAAATTCAAATTTTGTATCTGCTATTATTATCCCCCGGCTTAATGCATAGTCTGATGCTCTTTTGTATATTTCTAATGATTTTTTATTCAGCACATCAATCAGTTGAGTCCCGAATCGCTGCTCAGCTTCCCCAATACTGATATTTTCATCATGCTCGCCAATTTCAGCTTTTGTTGATGGAGTAAATATCGGGAATGGCAATTTTGAAGATTCAATCAATCCTTCCGGAAGTGTATTTCCGCAAATCTCTCCTGTTTTTCTGTAATCATTCCAGCCGGTCCCGGCAAGATAACCTCTCACTATACACTCCACAGGTACAACTTCTGCCTTTTGGACGAGCATTACCCTGCCCCGGTAATCATCTTTCTGATTCTGAGGGATATAATCAATCTCATCAACATTTGCGGTAATCAAATGGTTTGGAATTATATCCTTTATCATGGAAAACCAGAAAACCGCCATTGTATTCAGAATCTTTCCCTTAAATGGGATGCCCTGATTCATTACAACATCAAAAGCAGAAAGCCGGTCAGTGCTCACAATCAGATAATATTCACCTGCATGATACACATCCCGGACCTTTCCCCTGCGGTGCAGTTGGAGTCCCTCAATGCTGCTGTAGAGAATAATGGATTGTTTCATAATTCAGAAATAATAAATAGGAAATATAAAAATTCACAAGGTGAGAAATGGCACCTCTGATGATCCTGAAATATTTTAAAATAAAAAAGGCACCCGGTTAAGAGTGCCTTCTGTGGGCAGAGAGGGAATTGAACCCCCGACACAAGGATTTTCAGTCCTTTGCTCTACCGACTGAGCTACCTGCCCTAAAAACAGACTCCAAATATAGTATTTACTTTAAAATAAGTCAAATCATTTAGCCAAGAATTTGAGTGTGGAGTGCAATTTCTTCCAAAACCGATGAAACTTTGAGACATGAAGCCATATCACCGTAGTAAACAATTGCTTTTCCCTTAAGATGGACTTCAAATGTGTACTTGCGTGCCTGCTGCACTGAACACTGGACGGCTTTTATAATTTGGTTAATCACCTCATCAAAAGTGTGCCAGTCGTCATTGAACAGAACCACCTTATACGGTAATTCAGTTTCTGTCAGTTCAGACTCAATTATTTCCGGTTCAGGAGTTTGTTGTGTATTGCCCATAATTCTGCTTTTAACTGGTCGAAAAATAAGAACCCGCAGGGACTTTTCGTAAAAAACCTGTCAAGTTTCTTTCTCCTGAGGTATATTTGTGCACTTAAATTATCTAGTTTTTAGCGGAGAATTAATGAAAATCGCTGTTTGCGTTAACCATGTTCCGGATACTGCAACCAAAATAAAAGTTGGTCCGGATGGTAAAAAAATCGACACTAACGGTGTCACCTTTATTGTTAACCCTTATGATGAATACGCTATTGAGGAAGGTCTTAAATTAAAAGAGAAAACTTCCGGAACAGTGTATGTTATCGGACTGGGGGGAGAAGCACACAAAGAATCCCTCAAAAAGGCATTAGCGATGGGGGCAGATGAAGGAATCCTACTTAAAACAGACCAGGATTTTGATTCTGTGACAGTTGCCAGACTGCTTGCAGATGAGATAAAAAGTCTTGGATGTGAAGTTGTATTCACCGGTAAGCAATCAATTGATTTTGACAATTCTGCCGCCGGACAGCTGATTTCCGAATTTTTAGGTTTTAATTGTGTTAGCAACGTAGTTGCTTTGACTATTGATAATAATGCTATACAGGCTGAAAGAGAAGTCGAGGGCGGTAGAGAAGTTGTGAAAACCTCGATGCCGGCTGTTATTACGGCTCAGAAAGGTATTAATGAGCCCCGTTATGCTTCCTTAAAAGGTATCATGGCTGCAAAGAAGAAAGTAATTACAGAAAAAGCGGTTTCAAACAGCACTCCTAAGTCAACCTCTCTTGGATTGCGCCTTCCTGCACCAAAGAATCCAGGCAGAATTCTTGGTTCAGATGCTGCAGCAATCAAAGAGTTAGTCAAATTATTACGCGAAGAAGCGAAGGTTATATAGGAGTCATCAATGAAAAAAGCAATTGTATTTTTAGAAGTCAGAGAGTCTAAAATTAAAAAATCCTCAATTGAGGCATTATCTGCTGCACTTATGTTTAAAGGCAGTTATTTTAACGAAATTCATGCAGCCGTATTTTGTGATGTTAATCCCGATTTTAGCGTTCTTGACGGACTCTATCCGGATGCTATTCACCTGTTCAAGAGTCCTGAATTCAATAATTATACGCCTAAATCGTTTAAAAATGAACTGGCCGCACTCAAATCAGGAGCAGACGCAGCCGTTTATTTCTTCAGTAATACTGCCCAAGGTAAGGACCTGGCTCCCCGGCTTGCCGCCACTCTGTACTGCGGCCTCGCAATGGATCTGGTTGAAATGAAGCTTGACGGTGACAATTTTGTATTCACCAGACCAGTTTATGCCGGAAAAGCACTTGAAGATTTATCGATAAATACCTCAGATAAAGTAATAACACTTCGTCCAAATGTATTCCCGGTAAGACTTGGTTCGGGAAATTCAGAAGCCAAGGTAAGTGAGATTACAGTAAACAATCCTGATGTTTCCGTAAAAACAGTGGAAATCAAAAAAGCTGAGGGTAAACTGGATGTCTCCGAAGCGGGAATAATCGTTTCAGGCGGCCGTGGGCTTAAGGGTCCTGAAAACTTTCATTTGATTGAATCCCTCGCTGAGGCCTTAGGCGGAGCGGTCGGAGCATCAAGAGCAGTCGTTGATGCCGGCTGGAGACCTCATAGAGAGCAGGTCGGTCAGACAGGAAAGACAGTCTCCCCTTCTTTGTATGTAGCAGTTGGAATTTCCGGTGCAATTCAGCATCTGGCCGGAATGTCAACTTCTAAGTATATCGTTGCTATCAATAAGGATAAAGACGCTCCGATCTTCCAGGCGGCTGATTATGGTATCACCGGAGATGCTCTTGAACTTCTCCCAATTTTTACGGAAGAAGTAAATAAGCTTAAAGGATAGTTTTGAGTAAGATCGAATGTGAAATTCTGGCGCTCTCTTCCAACCCCACATCAAGCGGCGCTTATGCATTAGTTCTGAAGGAAGTCTTCGGTAACAGAAGACTTCCTATTATTATCGGTCACTTTGAAGCACAGGCCATTGCGCTTGAACTTGAAGGTATCCATCCTCCCCGGCCTCTTACCCACGATCTCATTAAGAATCTGATTGAGAATCTTGGAGGTACAGTAATGGAGGTTGAAATAAGTGAGTTAAGAGACAATACTTTTTACTCAAAGATAATACTTGAAGTTTCTTCTCTGACTAATGAGGTGGATGCCAGACCAAGTGATGCGATCGCGATCGCTTTACGTACGGGTGCTCCTATATATGTAGCTGAGCAGGTTCTTGAAGCCGCAGGTTTTATTTCATCTTCTGAAACCGAAGATACCGGCGAATTTAATCCCGAAGCAATGGAGGAAAACGAGCCGGAAGTACCTAAGGGAAAAGAATCTAAACTGGCTGCGCTGCAATCTAAACTGAGAGAAGCACTTGAAACTGAAGATTATGAGCGGGCTGCAAAGATTAGAGATGAAATTCAGCGGTTGACGAATAGCAACTGATCAGAATACAAGTCCCCCAATT of Ignavibacteriales bacterium contains these proteins:
- the lpdA gene encoding dihydrolipoyl dehydrogenase — encoded protein: MAKEYDLIVLGGGPGGYVAAIRAGQLKLKTAIIDKDNLGGVCLNWGCIPTKSLLKNAEMYDNLNNHASDFGISFSDLKFDFTKIIKRSRDISDRITKNVEMLVKKNKVERYRGFGKLTSRNTIDILDKDGKVAETVTAKHIIIATGASPRILPNIPVDHKNIITSTEAMSLPEQPKELIIIGAGAIGIEFAYFYSVLGTKVTVIEMLDNILPIEDKEVSELLEKNFKKRGITIHTKTSVEKAEVKGKKVEVTINRNGEKSVISADKVLSAIGVSGNISGFGLEELGVEIYKNHIKVDKTTYKTNIEGIYAIGDVIGPPWLAHVASAEGIHCVEVIAGHHPVPVDYDNIPGCTYCQPQVASIGMTEQKAREAGYELKIGKFPFMASGKAFAIGEREGFVKLIFDAKYDELLGAHIIGSEATELIAELGLARSLEATGETIIKTVHAHPTLSESIMEAAANAYGESIHI
- a CDS encoding acetoacetate--CoA ligase, whose protein sequence is MNLPVFVPSKESIINSPMFQFMKFVSQRTGKDFLSYQELHLWTVEQNELFWKLLLEYSPIELTKEYSSLFNGDEMFLSRWFEGAELNFAQNLLRSKSSSFALVSHRENRPVLRISYADLNTYVASAADYLRNLGVGKGDRVAAVISNIPEAVILMLAVTSLGGIWSSSSPEFGESAILDRFEQITPKVLVGQRVYSYNGKLFSIENKIRNVRDKLPSVKQIIWTELYFDFAAGNSEQNIELLKDENTFGDLITHDAAELTFTQTAFNDPVYIMYSSGTTGKPKCIVHGAGGTLIQHYKELHLHSGLTEESKILFFTTCGWMMWNWLASGLMTGAEIHLYDGSPVYPETSRLWDIAESEQLTHLGISPKFLSLCREAHLNLKDTHQLENLKMILSTGAPLTENYYSFIYENIKKDIHISSISGGTDIISCFMLGNPLSPVFPGELQGPGLGMAVEVWSDSGKRVLLERGELVCVKSFPSMPVGFWGDSGNEKYRDSYFSYFYGIWRHGDYIEQALTGGFKVFGRSDTTLNPGGVRIGTAEIYRVVEEFQEISDSILASVTEQDDAKICLFLVLKPGITLDDALISRIRNRIKDSLSPRHIPSYFFQVSDIPRTINGKKVEVAVTKILNSQPISNTDSIVNQECLAEIRKIAGVLKKA
- a CDS encoding flavin reductase family protein translates to MKQIDPKTLPVPEVQRLLQGGIAPRPIALVSTLSAEGIPNLSPFSFYNVFGANPPIVVFSPSRRGRDATLKDTYFNCESTGECVIQSVTYPMVEQINLASAEFSPEIDEFIKSGLTPVPSVMVKPSRVKESPFQMECKVLEIKSYGNGGASANLVICEVILFHVAEDIMEKGVIQPDRIDLVARMGSDYYNRAVSPNIFEIVKPLNKLGIGYENLPGELKHSDILSANDLAKLANFEKIPDDEEAGQYFHNYQLSLKDASYYTEESFFRSLSSFRPEETLSHIAYRLKTGKKYHNHDYILAAKAFLQANMTEIAWYILISGKAD
- a CDS encoding NUDIX hydrolase; translation: MRPSFKLYQSGLLAYKKENGQIHFLLITSRKSKKWIIPKGYIDSALTPFESAQKEAYEEAGIICKNSEKMIGEWWIQKKYGKNVVVVYCAEIVKELEQYPEKNERIKKWFSSDEAIKETAGSELSVILKKALTFIG
- a CDS encoding regulatory protein RecX, with the translated sequence MPYVSKVQLVSSGIYKVTIDDVRFFLEPHIFFSYKLRVGEQITEELLGQITTEAMRLQIKQRAIFLLYMRQHSQAELKRKLRTKFREHDLIDEVLRNIAEQGLLDDAQFAEHYTESLVRKHSGVNKIKAKLFEKGISREISKENLERTQDELAEEYQEGLTEEFRKKWKQLGKKNLEQKDMIIRVTRYLLSRGFTFQEIKKCINENMDQLSDESESLLEDDGQL
- the recA gene encoding recombinase RecA yields the protein MSSERDQKIKILEDTIGVIEKAHGKGAIMKMGDGVVAPVDFIPTGALSLDWALGIGGIPRGRITEIYGPESSGKTTLCLHIISEAQKTGGLAAFIDAEHALDVNYAKKIGVDTANLLLSQPDYGEQALEITDTLVRSNALDVIVIDSVAALVPKGEIEGEMGDAHMAMQARLMSQALRKLTGAISKSKTSVIFTNQLRSKIGIMFGNPETTTGGNALKFYASVRLDIRRVAQIKEGNDVIGNRTKVKIVKSKVAPPFKEVEFDVLYNEGISKSGDVLDLAVNFGLVKKSGAWFTYGEDRFQGREQFRMKLLEFPDMFKKLSAEVKIRLGVGEVDIDESELPQPEKAPAKKEKTPKN
- the thpR gene encoding RNA 2',3'-cyclic phosphodiesterase; amino-acid sequence: MKIRSFLAFDLQNDFKQKLFQRFEEVHSQYPDSGRIEKAGKLHITVKFFGDSEPSRLKVLSEMLREGLRLPELEVEVDKYGYFGRESDRIVLLAQARLNPEPSEFFHSLNKILHSAGFPETGGDFKPHITLMRAKRKLPDGFLDKFLSSDVRNLRSRIRSFVLYESKLLRTGSVYHPLLEIM